One stretch of Pirellulaceae bacterium DNA includes these proteins:
- a CDS encoding 3-oxoacyl-ACP reductase FabG, translating into MSMFSLEGHVALVTGSSTGLGKATALALGKAGAKVAVNYFNNDQRANATLAELEEAGVECILVKANVIDEADVDRMFTEIEAKLGPVDILVVNATPDQPLKPIEEYDWEFYQQMLDFFIKSPYLLTRRALTSMKAKGWGRIVNITSEVFHRSVSPFSAYVAAKGGQIGWSRSMATELAPFGITVNTVAPGWIPTERHETDPQEMKDGYLAIVPMGRWGLPEDVAYAIVYYSSEEASFVTGQTICVNGGNTPW; encoded by the coding sequence ATGTCGATGTTCTCATTAGAAGGGCACGTGGCTCTGGTAACCGGTAGCTCGACGGGCTTGGGAAAAGCAACCGCTCTCGCTTTGGGAAAAGCGGGTGCGAAGGTTGCCGTCAACTACTTCAACAATGACCAGCGTGCGAATGCCACCTTAGCGGAGCTCGAAGAGGCCGGTGTCGAGTGCATCCTCGTGAAGGCCAACGTAATCGACGAAGCAGACGTCGACCGTATGTTCACCGAAATCGAAGCGAAGTTAGGCCCGGTCGACATCCTGGTCGTCAACGCCACCCCCGATCAACCGTTGAAACCTATCGAAGAATACGATTGGGAATTCTACCAGCAGATGCTCGACTTCTTCATCAAGAGCCCCTATCTACTTACTCGTCGAGCCCTCACGAGCATGAAGGCAAAAGGCTGGGGACGAATCGTCAACATTACGAGCGAAGTGTTCCACCGCAGCGTCTCTCCATTCAGCGCTTACGTGGCAGCCAAAGGTGGACAAATTGGTTGGAGTCGCAGCATGGCAACGGAACTGGCTCCCTTCGGCATCACGGTTAACACGGTCGCCCCCGGCTGGATCCCCACCGAGCGACACGAAACGGACCCACAAGAAATGAAGGACGGCTATTTAGCAATCGTCCCAATGGGTCGCTGGGGTTTGCCGGAAGATGTCGCTTACGCGATCGTCTACTACTCTAGTGAAGAAGCATCCTTCGTCACTGGCCAGACGATCTGTGTGAACGGTGGCAACACCCCTTGGTGA
- a CDS encoding superoxide dismutase codes for MAYSLPELPYGYDALEPHIDARTMEIHHSKHHQAYINKVNDAIAGTDLESKSIEDLISGLSSVPENIRNVVRNNGGGHANHSLFWTILSASGGGTPSGDLAAAIEADLGGFERFKEAFSGAAATRFGSGWSWLSIDGGKLLVESTPNQDSPLMDGRVPLLGLDVWEHAYYLKYQNRRPDYVAAFFNVINWDEVAKRFAAAK; via the coding sequence ATGGCCTATTCATTGCCTGAATTGCCCTACGGGTACGATGCACTCGAGCCCCACATCGATGCTCGAACGATGGAGATCCACCATTCGAAACATCACCAAGCTTATATCAACAAAGTCAACGACGCGATCGCTGGTACAGATCTCGAAAGCAAATCGATTGAAGATTTGATTTCCGGACTCAGTTCAGTTCCAGAGAACATCCGCAACGTCGTCCGCAACAACGGTGGCGGCCATGCGAATCACTCGTTGTTTTGGACCATTTTATCCGCCAGCGGGGGGGGGACGCCGTCTGGTGACTTGGCTGCCGCGATCGAAGCTGATTTGGGCGGATTTGAAAGGTTTAAAGAAGCCTTCTCCGGTGCCGCGGCGACGCGATTTGGCAGCGGCTGGTCTTGGCTCAGCATTGACGGTGGAAAGTTGTTGGTTGAGAGCACCCCGAATCAAGACAGTCCTTTGATGGATGGTCGTGTTCCCTTGTTAGGGTTGGACGTTTGGGAACACGCCTACTACTTGAAGTATCAAAATCGACGGCCCGATTATGTGGCCGCCTTCTTCAACGTGATCAATTGGGATGAGGTTGCCAAGCGGTTCGCAGCTGCAAAATGA
- the gltX gene encoding glutamate--tRNA ligase, with translation MKVRTRFAPSPTGYLHIGGVRTALFNWLFARHHGGQFILRIDDTDQQRNVEAALQPILDGFRWLGLDWDEGPGIEGPFAPYFQSKRSDRYREAVTQLIASGAAYHDYANPEEIQAEREAAEKEKRPFSYSRTWMAETDAQRSQFESEGRQPVVRLKMPRAGELTIPDIIRGDVTFEWSREQDHVIQRKDGTCLYHLATVVDDADFEITHVIRAEEHLSNTPRQIFIAQSLGLSLPTFAHVPYVAEPGSRTKLSKRKLSKYLKNRDFATLNNLGLNIAQKTGFTPEADTFNPVIVDFYEQVGFLADAVVNYLLLLGWSLDDRTEFFSRAEMIEQFSLERVNKSPASFDCQKLMAFEKHYLQELPIKQKVTLVLPFLQKANWVSTPPPCGISEKLQKIVTAAGDRITIAGDILEFSEFFSDDHRFEYDEKAYAKRLTKAPESVELLQQFTEILRNANSFAATDLEKLLKDFVADRNVKIGQIIHALRVAVTGKAVGFGMFETLEILGKDSSILRIDRTLQKLNEQTD, from the coding sequence ATGAAGGTTCGAACCCGTTTTGCCCCCAGCCCAACCGGCTATTTGCACATTGGCGGCGTCCGCACGGCCCTTTTCAACTGGCTGTTTGCGAGACATCATGGCGGACAGTTTATCCTCCGCATCGATGACACGGATCAACAGCGTAATGTGGAAGCCGCATTGCAACCCATTTTAGATGGTTTTCGCTGGCTCGGGCTCGACTGGGATGAGGGGCCGGGTATCGAGGGACCGTTTGCGCCTTATTTCCAATCAAAACGATCTGACCGTTATCGCGAAGCTGTCACACAATTGATCGCCAGCGGTGCAGCCTACCACGATTACGCCAACCCAGAGGAGATCCAGGCGGAACGCGAGGCTGCCGAGAAGGAGAAACGTCCTTTTTCATACAGTCGTACCTGGATGGCTGAAACGGATGCCCAACGATCGCAATTCGAGAGCGAAGGTCGCCAACCCGTTGTACGACTTAAAATGCCTCGAGCGGGTGAGTTAACAATCCCCGACATCATACGAGGCGACGTCACGTTCGAGTGGTCTCGTGAACAAGATCACGTTATCCAGCGCAAGGACGGCACATGCTTGTACCACCTGGCCACTGTCGTCGATGATGCCGATTTTGAAATCACTCATGTGATTCGTGCGGAGGAACACCTTTCGAATACACCGCGGCAAATTTTCATCGCCCAATCACTTGGCCTGTCATTGCCAACCTTCGCTCACGTGCCCTACGTCGCAGAACCTGGTAGCCGCACGAAACTGAGTAAACGCAAGCTGAGCAAATATCTCAAGAATCGGGACTTCGCCACCCTGAACAACTTAGGTTTGAACATCGCTCAGAAAACCGGCTTCACACCGGAAGCAGATACCTTCAATCCGGTGATCGTTGATTTCTACGAACAAGTTGGATTCTTGGCCGATGCCGTCGTCAATTATCTACTGTTGCTTGGATGGTCACTCGATGATCGAACGGAATTCTTTTCGCGTGCTGAGATGATCGAACAGTTCTCTCTCGAACGCGTCAACAAATCACCGGCCAGTTTCGATTGCCAAAAGCTCATGGCGTTTGAAAAACATTATCTCCAGGAACTACCCATCAAGCAGAAAGTCACGCTCGTTTTGCCATTCTTACAAAAGGCAAATTGGGTCTCAACACCGCCCCCCTGTGGCATCAGCGAAAAACTGCAAAAGATCGTGACCGCTGCCGGTGATCGAATCACCATCGCCGGTGACATTCTTGAATTCAGCGAGTTCTTTTCAGATGACCATCGCTTTGAATACGACGAAAAAGCCTACGCAAAGCGACTGACAAAAGCTCCAGAATCGGTCGAATTGCTGCAACAGTTTACAGAGATCCTGCGCAACGCGAACAGCTTCGCTGCTACGGACCTGGAAAAATTACTCAAGGACTTTGTTGCGGATCGAAACGTTAAGATCGGTCAGATTATCCACGCGCTTCGAGTGGCAGTCACGGGCAAGGCCGTCGGCTTTGGCATGTTCGAAACCCTGGAAATCCTGGGTAAGGACAGTTCGATCCTCCGTATTGACCGGACGCTTCAGAAACTGAACGAACAAACCGACTGA